The following are encoded together in the Paludisphaera mucosa genome:
- a CDS encoding epimerase produces the protein MPEPTGRGPIVVAGGSGFLGVSLATHLAEAGRPVVILSRRPPRPIGPWRHVAWDGRTLGEWRRELDGASGLVNLAGRTVDCVKTPDHRDEILRSRVEATRILGEAVRSVGAPPPVWVQMSTAHIYGDPPCVVCTEDSPFGLGLAPTVGRAWEDEFARAVLPSQRDVVLRTSFVVGRDRGAGGGALARLLFLARLGLGGRVGSGEQGMSWIHEADMNRLFERGLDDPSMQGPYIASSPGPVPQREFMRILRRAAGIPIGLPAFAWMVRIGAPLFLRTDPELALYGRFVVSKRLEDEGFAFRFPRLDEALGDLLGSSGD, from the coding sequence ATGCCTGAGCCGACCGGGCGAGGACCCATCGTCGTCGCCGGCGGGAGCGGGTTCCTCGGCGTCTCGCTCGCGACGCATCTCGCGGAGGCCGGCCGGCCGGTCGTGATCCTATCGCGCCGGCCGCCGAGGCCGATCGGACCGTGGCGGCACGTCGCGTGGGACGGCCGCACCCTGGGCGAATGGCGACGCGAGCTGGACGGCGCGAGCGGCCTGGTCAATCTGGCGGGCCGAACGGTCGACTGCGTGAAGACGCCCGATCACCGCGACGAGATCCTGCGTTCGCGCGTGGAGGCGACGCGGATCCTGGGCGAGGCCGTCCGGTCGGTCGGCGCGCCGCCGCCCGTCTGGGTCCAGATGAGCACCGCGCACATCTACGGCGACCCTCCCTGCGTGGTCTGCACCGAGGATTCGCCGTTCGGCTTGGGCCTCGCGCCGACGGTCGGCCGGGCGTGGGAGGATGAGTTCGCCCGGGCCGTCCTGCCCTCGCAGCGGGACGTGGTCCTGAGGACGAGCTTCGTCGTCGGTCGCGACCGCGGTGCCGGCGGCGGGGCGCTCGCGCGGCTTTTGTTCCTCGCGAGGCTCGGCCTCGGCGGGCGGGTCGGCTCGGGCGAGCAGGGGATGAGCTGGATCCACGAGGCCGACATGAATCGCCTGTTCGAACGCGGCCTCGACGATCCTTCGATGCAAGGGCCTTACATCGCCTCGTCCCCCGGCCCCGTCCCCCAGCGCGAATTCATGCGGATTCTGCGCCGCGCCGCCGGCATTCCGATCGGCCTGCCGGCCTTCGCGTGGATGGTCCGAATCGGCGCCCCTCTGTTCTTGCGGACCGACCCGGAACTGGCCCTCTACGGCCGCTTCGTAGTCTCGAAGCGCCTGGAGGACGAGGGATTCGCCTTCCGCTTCCCTCGCCTGGACGAGGCGCTGGGCGACCTGCTGGGCTCGTCGGGCGATTGA
- the rsmA gene encoding 16S rRNA (adenine(1518)-N(6)/adenine(1519)-N(6))-dimethyltransferase RsmA — translation MTEPTPEPNPARQTQSYLRGLFARHGIAPRHRLGQNFLVDLNIHDLIVEQAAIEPGDMVLEVGPGAGALTALMAGKGARVLAVEIDPGMAALASEAIAAAPNARILNIDALASKHAVAPEVLETLARGREGRPYKLVANLPYNIATPLIMNLMVDDANRPALLVVTIQKELGERMTARAGRSENSALSIVLQALAEIEIARVLPPSVFWPRPKVESAVVVIRPDPAKREAVGDLVWFHRIVRDVFLYRRKVLRVVLAKLAPDHISKADVDALVESLGLDAKTRAEAMEVPQWIALAKALKASWGDVKPADEGDEEPEADA, via the coding sequence TTGACCGAGCCCACGCCCGAGCCCAATCCCGCCCGCCAGACTCAGTCGTACCTCCGGGGCCTGTTCGCCCGCCACGGGATCGCGCCCCGGCACCGGCTGGGCCAGAACTTCCTCGTCGACCTGAACATCCACGACCTGATCGTCGAGCAGGCGGCGATCGAGCCCGGCGACATGGTGCTGGAGGTCGGTCCCGGCGCGGGTGCGCTCACGGCGCTCATGGCGGGCAAAGGCGCGCGCGTCCTGGCCGTCGAGATCGACCCCGGCATGGCCGCGCTGGCGTCCGAGGCCATCGCCGCCGCCCCCAACGCCCGGATCCTCAACATCGACGCCCTGGCCTCCAAGCACGCCGTCGCGCCCGAGGTGCTGGAGACCCTGGCGCGGGGCCGCGAGGGACGCCCCTACAAGCTCGTCGCCAACCTCCCCTACAACATCGCCACGCCGTTGATCATGAACCTCATGGTCGACGACGCCAATCGGCCCGCGCTGCTGGTCGTCACCATCCAGAAGGAGCTGGGCGAGCGGATGACCGCCCGGGCCGGCCGCTCGGAGAACAGCGCCCTCTCGATCGTCCTCCAGGCGCTGGCCGAGATCGAGATCGCCCGCGTCCTCCCCCCGTCGGTCTTCTGGCCCCGCCCCAAGGTCGAATCGGCGGTCGTCGTGATCCGCCCCGACCCCGCGAAGCGCGAGGCCGTCGGCGACCTCGTCTGGTTCCACCGGATCGTCCGCGACGTCTTCCTCTATCGCCGCAAGGTCCTGCGGGTCGTCCTGGCTAAGCTCGCCCCCGACCATATCTCGAAGGCCGACGTCGACGCCCTCGTGGAATCCCTGGGCCTCGACGCGAAGACTCGCGCCGAGGCGATGGAAGTCCCCCAGTGGATCGCCCTGGCGAAGGCGCTGAAGGCAAGCTGGGGCGACGTCAAGCCGGCCGACGAGGGTGACGAGGAGCCCGAGGCCGATGCCTGA